In the genome of Streptomyces sp. V2I9, one region contains:
- a CDS encoding GNAT family N-acetyltransferase, which produces MADVEIRDDRESGSLVAYEGGEPVGSIAYFAVEPAPGALVAVHTVVRPEHEGKGIAGALVREFYAMAGREGVPVVPLCPYAAKWAQRHPDEAPEAPAELVQEAERRLGDHPELH; this is translated from the coding sequence ATGGCGGACGTGGAGATCAGGGACGACCGGGAGAGCGGCAGCCTCGTGGCGTACGAGGGCGGTGAGCCGGTCGGTTCCATCGCGTACTTCGCCGTGGAACCGGCCCCCGGTGCCCTGGTGGCCGTGCACACCGTCGTCCGGCCCGAGCACGAGGGCAAGGGCATCGCGGGGGCGCTCGTGCGCGAGTTCTACGCCATGGCCGGCCGGGAAGGGGTACCCGTCGTACCGCTGTGCCCGTACGCAGCGAAGTGGGCCCAGCGCCACCCCGACGAGGCGCCGGAGGCCCCGGCCGAGCTCGTCCAGGAGGCGGAGCGCCGGCTCGGGGACCACCCCGAACTGCACTGA
- a CDS encoding family 1 encapsulin nanocompartment shell protein — MNNLHRELAPVTPAAWDEIEEEARRTFRRHVACRRVVDVSDPAGPTLAAVGDGHLRAIGPPTPDVVARARTSMPVIEWRVPFTVTRAAVDDVERGSADSDWQPVKDAARTCAFAEDMAIIDGYGAAGITGLRDGSSHDPLPLPADARDYPVAVSQAVTQLRLAGVDGPYRLLLGADAFTEAAETSDHGYPVKTHLSRLVDDEILWAPAVKGGVLLSTRGGDFELCLGQDLSIGYADHDATSVHLYFQQAFTFRMLTPEAVVGLIA; from the coding sequence ATGAACAATCTGCACCGCGAGCTCGCACCGGTCACCCCCGCAGCCTGGGACGAGATCGAGGAGGAGGCCCGGCGCACGTTCCGCCGCCATGTCGCCTGCCGCCGCGTCGTCGATGTCTCCGACCCGGCCGGCCCGACGCTGGCCGCGGTCGGTGACGGCCACCTCCGTGCCATCGGTCCGCCCACCCCGGACGTCGTGGCGCGCGCCCGCACGTCGATGCCGGTCATCGAGTGGCGGGTGCCGTTCACGGTGACCCGCGCGGCCGTGGACGACGTGGAGCGCGGCTCGGCCGACAGTGACTGGCAGCCCGTCAAGGACGCCGCCCGCACCTGCGCGTTCGCCGAGGACATGGCGATCATCGACGGGTACGGGGCGGCCGGGATCACCGGCCTGAGGGACGGCTCCTCACACGATCCGCTGCCGCTGCCCGCCGACGCGCGGGACTATCCGGTGGCGGTCAGCCAGGCCGTGACCCAGCTGCGGCTGGCCGGGGTCGACGGGCCGTACCGGCTGCTTCTCGGCGCGGACGCGTTCACCGAGGCGGCCGAGACCTCGGACCACGGCTATCCGGTCAAGACGCATCTGAGCCGCCTGGTCGATGACGAGATCCTGTGGGCGCCGGCGGTCAAGGGTGGTGTGCTGCTCTCCACCCGCGGCGGGGACTTCGAACTCTGCCTGGGCCAGGACCTGTCGATCGGCTACGCGGACCACGACGCCACCAGCGTCCACCTCTACTTCCAGCAGGCGTTCACCTTCCGGATGCTCACGCCGGAGGCCGTGGTCGGCCTGATCGCCTGA
- a CDS encoding diaminopimelate decarboxylase, giving the protein MTQTTPAHHEGATTPPATGHATRRDPRFDAVVRAAVGQGLLGEGGQVAGFIDTEGVRASVGALHDAFSAAPEVLHTFAAKACSLIPVLRLPDRGMGCEVASPGELRLALEAGFAASRVVLDSPAKTREEIRLALALGVSVNADSLDELRRIDALRHPGTASVVGVRINPQVGGGSIGAMSTATGTSKFGVALRDPGAREAIVRAFRDRPWLTRLHAHVGSQGCPLELMAAGVARTYELAEEINATLGVRQVTSLDIGGGLPVNFADETVRPTYPDYVAALTAAVPGLLSGRYGLITEFGRSLLAKNGFIGARVEYVKDAGGRRIALTHAGAQTATRTVFMPDAWPLRIGAFGADGTPRTGPVLPQDIAGPCCFAGDVVAYGRELPELAEEDVVILYDTGAYYFSTPWAYNSLPRPAVYGFRAGKGGAVTFATVRDAQSMESIAAESGLAHVDALMERDG; this is encoded by the coding sequence ATGACGCAGACGACTCCCGCACACCACGAGGGCGCGACGACACCGCCCGCGACCGGCCACGCCACGCGCCGCGATCCCCGTTTCGACGCCGTCGTCCGGGCGGCTGTCGGGCAGGGGCTCCTGGGCGAGGGCGGCCAGGTCGCCGGATTCATCGACACCGAAGGGGTGCGGGCCTCCGTCGGGGCTCTGCACGACGCCTTCTCGGCCGCGCCCGAGGTGCTCCACACCTTCGCCGCCAAGGCGTGCTCGCTCATCCCGGTCCTGCGGCTGCCCGACCGCGGCATGGGGTGCGAGGTGGCGAGCCCCGGCGAACTGCGCCTCGCCCTGGAGGCGGGGTTCGCCGCGTCCCGTGTCGTGCTGGACTCGCCTGCCAAGACCCGTGAGGAGATCCGGCTGGCGCTCGCGCTCGGGGTGTCCGTCAACGCCGACAGCCTCGACGAACTGCGCCGCATCGACGCCCTCCGTCATCCGGGTACCGCCTCGGTGGTCGGGGTGCGGATCAATCCCCAGGTCGGCGGTGGTTCCATCGGGGCGATGAGCACGGCGACGGGCACCTCGAAGTTCGGGGTGGCGCTGCGCGATCCGGGAGCCCGTGAGGCGATCGTGCGGGCGTTCCGGGACCGGCCGTGGCTCACTCGGCTGCACGCCCATGTCGGCTCCCAGGGCTGCCCGTTGGAGCTGATGGCGGCCGGGGTGGCCCGAACGTACGAACTGGCCGAGGAGATCAACGCGACGCTGGGGGTCCGGCAGGTCACCAGCCTGGACATCGGTGGCGGCCTCCCGGTCAACTTCGCCGACGAGACCGTACGCCCCACGTATCCGGACTACGTGGCGGCCCTGACCGCGGCCGTCCCCGGCCTGCTCTCGGGGCGCTACGGGCTGATCACGGAGTTCGGACGGTCGCTGCTGGCGAAGAACGGGTTCATCGGGGCGCGCGTGGAGTACGTGAAGGACGCCGGGGGCCGCCGGATCGCCCTGACCCACGCGGGTGCGCAGACCGCCACCCGTACGGTGTTCATGCCGGACGCCTGGCCGCTGCGGATCGGGGCGTTCGGCGCGGACGGCACCCCCAGGACCGGCCCGGTGCTGCCCCAGGACATCGCGGGGCCGTGCTGCTTCGCCGGCGATGTGGTGGCGTACGGCAGGGAGCTGCCGGAGCTGGCCGAGGAGGATGTGGTGATCCTGTACGACACGGGGGCGTACTACTTCTCCACCCCGTGGGCGTACAACAGCCTGCCTCGCCCTGCCGTGTACGGATTCCGGGCGGGGAAGGGCGGGGCGGTGACGTTCGCGACGGTGCGGGACGCGCAGTCGATGGAGTCGATCGCCGCGGAGAGCGGTCTCGCCCACGTGGACGCCCTGATGGAACGGGACGGCTGA
- a CDS encoding DUF5709 domain-containing protein, whose product MSDTDWGDAVYQPQEPEASDPAAEQLGAEDTLMDPSGTGDPLDEGYAPPDRPWVVEGLGATASEQNSGESLEARLRREVPEPDRSLGDGVGDLVDGDGEPWDDEVGVARAGRLTQQAEGTVPATLTASDVGIDGAAASAEEAAMHVIPEPGDDDALLEPWPPPPGDAGTDPATGGAAASASP is encoded by the coding sequence ATGAGCGACACCGACTGGGGGGACGCGGTCTACCAGCCCCAGGAGCCCGAAGCTTCCGACCCCGCCGCCGAGCAGCTCGGCGCCGAGGACACGCTCATGGACCCGTCCGGCACCGGCGACCCGCTGGACGAGGGCTACGCGCCGCCGGACCGCCCCTGGGTGGTCGAAGGGCTGGGCGCCACGGCCTCGGAACAGAACTCCGGCGAGTCCCTCGAAGCCCGTCTGAGGAGAGAGGTCCCCGAGCCGGACCGTTCACTCGGCGACGGTGTCGGCGATCTCGTGGACGGTGACGGCGAGCCCTGGGACGACGAGGTCGGCGTCGCCCGTGCCGGGCGGCTGACCCAGCAGGCGGAAGGGACCGTTCCGGCGACCCTCACCGCGAGCGACGTGGGCATCGACGGGGCGGCGGCGTCGGCCGAGGAGGCCGCGATGCACGTGATCCCCGAGCCGGGGGACGACGACGCGCTGCTGGAGCCCTGGCCTCCGCCTCCGGGCGACGCCGGGACCGATCCCGCCACGGGCGGAGCGGCGGCCTCGGCGTCGCCCTGA
- a CDS encoding Dyp-type peroxidase has translation MPDAVPDPVSVQPVVAPVTSAALFLVGTVEPGGEQAVRDVLPDLAAVARSLGFRFPDAGLACVTAFGSNAWDRLFGGPRPAHLRPFPELRGPLHHAPATPGDLLLHIRADRMDVCFAWAAQLLDKLGGALRIVDETHGFRYLDHRDLLGFVDGTANPVGNDARVAALVGPEDPDFDGGSYIVVQKYLHDLASWNALTVEEQERVIGRTKLDDVEFPDDKKPADSHLALNTIIDKDGNERDILRANMPFGSFERGDFGTYFIGYAADPGVTEQMLRNMFLGDGAGSHDRILDFSTAVTGSLFFAPRADFLDAPPPPPASAHAGSRPEPASAPDRQEPRKPAAAGSDDGSLHLGGLHGSSQ, from the coding sequence ATGCCCGATGCCGTTCCCGATCCCGTCTCCGTCCAACCCGTCGTGGCACCGGTGACCAGTGCGGCCCTGTTCCTGGTGGGCACGGTCGAGCCGGGCGGTGAGCAGGCGGTGCGGGACGTGCTGCCGGACCTCGCGGCCGTCGCCCGGTCGCTCGGCTTCCGGTTCCCGGACGCCGGGCTCGCCTGTGTGACCGCTTTCGGTTCCAACGCCTGGGACCGCTTGTTCGGCGGGCCCCGTCCCGCCCACCTCCGGCCGTTCCCGGAACTGCGGGGGCCGCTTCATCACGCTCCGGCGACACCGGGCGACCTCCTGCTGCACATCCGGGCCGACCGGATGGACGTCTGCTTCGCCTGGGCCGCCCAGTTGCTCGACAAGCTCGGCGGGGCCCTGCGGATCGTGGACGAGACGCACGGCTTCCGCTATCTCGACCACCGGGATCTGCTCGGCTTCGTGGACGGCACGGCGAACCCGGTGGGCAACGACGCACGGGTGGCGGCGCTCGTCGGGCCGGAGGACCCGGATTTCGACGGCGGCAGCTACATCGTCGTACAGAAGTACCTCCACGACCTGGCGTCCTGGAACGCACTCACCGTGGAGGAGCAGGAACGCGTCATCGGCCGCACGAAGCTGGACGATGTGGAGTTCCCCGACGACAAGAAGCCCGCCGACTCCCATCTCGCGCTCAACACCATCATCGACAAGGACGGCAACGAACGGGACATCCTGCGGGCGAACATGCCGTTCGGAAGCTTCGAACGGGGCGATTTCGGCACGTACTTCATCGGATACGCGGCCGATCCCGGCGTGACCGAACAGATGCTGCGCAACATGTTCCTCGGCGACGGCGCCGGGTCGCACGACCGCATCCTCGACTTCTCCACGGCGGTCACCGGCTCGCTCTTCTTCGCCCCCCGCGCCGACTTCCTCGACGCTCCCCCGCCCCCACCCGCCTCGGCCCACGCCGGGAGCCGGCCGGAGCCGGCGTCCGCACCGGACCGGCAGGAGCCGCGGAAGCCGGCCGCCGCCGGCTCCGACGACGGTTCGCTGCACCTCGGCGGCCTGCACGGAAGCAGTCAGTGA
- the gndA gene encoding NADP-dependent phosphogluconate dehydrogenase, with product MSGTAQIGVTGLAVMGRNLARNFARDGYTVALHNRTTSRTDALVEEFGDEGDFVPARTPEEFVAALERPRRLVIMVKAGDATDAVIQEFAPLLEEGDVIIDGGNAHFEDTRRRERELRERGIHFVGVGISGGEEGALHGPSIMPGGSAESYASLGPMLERVAARAEDGTPCTTHIGPDGAGHFVKMVHNGIEYADMQLIAEAYDLLRSVGGYSPARIADVFRTWNTGRLDSYLIEITAEVLAHTDAATGKPFVDVVQDRAEQKGTGRWTVQIALDLGVPVSGIAEAVFARSLSGHADLRGAARDLPGPSPKPLDAPAAAAFADQVEQALYASKIVSYTQGFHQIRAGSEEYGWDVGLGSVAAIWRAGCIIRAAFLDRIRAAYASRPDLTLLLADEEFGQEIGAAQEDWRAVVAVAARQGVPTPGFAAALSYYDGLRADRLPAALTQGQRDFFGAHTYRRTDREGSFHTLWGGDRSEVEVG from the coding sequence ATGAGCGGCACCGCTCAGATCGGCGTCACCGGACTCGCGGTCATGGGACGCAACCTGGCCCGGAACTTCGCCCGCGACGGCTACACGGTGGCCCTGCACAACCGCACCACCTCCCGGACGGACGCCCTGGTGGAGGAGTTCGGCGACGAGGGCGATTTCGTGCCGGCGCGCACGCCGGAGGAGTTCGTCGCCGCGCTGGAACGGCCCCGGCGGCTGGTGATCATGGTGAAGGCGGGGGACGCCACCGACGCGGTGATCCAGGAGTTCGCCCCGCTGCTGGAGGAGGGCGACGTCATCATCGACGGCGGGAACGCTCACTTCGAGGACACCCGCCGCCGGGAGAGGGAGCTGCGCGAGCGGGGCATCCACTTCGTCGGGGTGGGAATCTCCGGCGGGGAGGAAGGCGCGCTGCACGGCCCCAGCATCATGCCGGGCGGCTCCGCCGAGTCCTACGCATCGCTCGGCCCGATGCTGGAGCGGGTCGCCGCTCGGGCGGAGGACGGCACGCCGTGCACCACGCACATCGGCCCCGACGGCGCGGGCCACTTCGTGAAGATGGTCCACAACGGCATCGAGTACGCGGACATGCAGTTGATCGCCGAGGCGTACGACCTGCTGCGTTCCGTCGGCGGCTACTCCCCCGCGCGGATCGCCGACGTCTTTCGCACCTGGAACACCGGCCGGCTGGATTCGTACCTCATCGAGATCACGGCGGAGGTCCTCGCCCATACGGACGCGGCGACCGGAAAGCCGTTCGTGGACGTCGTGCAGGACCGGGCGGAGCAGAAGGGCACCGGCCGGTGGACCGTCCAGATCGCGCTCGACCTCGGGGTCCCGGTGTCGGGGATCGCGGAGGCGGTGTTCGCCCGGTCGCTGTCCGGCCACGCCGATCTGCGGGGCGCGGCACGCGACCTCCCCGGACCCAGCCCGAAGCCGCTCGACGCGCCGGCTGCCGCGGCGTTCGCGGACCAGGTGGAGCAGGCCCTGTACGCCTCCAAGATCGTCTCGTACACGCAGGGCTTCCACCAGATCCGGGCGGGCAGCGAGGAGTACGGCTGGGACGTCGGCCTCGGCTCCGTGGCGGCGATCTGGCGGGCCGGCTGCATCATCCGGGCCGCCTTCCTGGACCGTATCCGCGCCGCCTACGCCTCCCGGCCGGACCTGACCCTCCTGCTGGCTGACGAGGAGTTCGGGCAGGAGATCGGCGCGGCCCAGGAGGACTGGCGGGCGGTGGTGGCCGTGGCCGCGCGGCAGGGAGTGCCGACACCGGGGTTCGCCGCGGCGCTCTCGTACTACGACGGGCTGCGCGCCGACCGGTTGCCCGCGGCGCTCACCCAGGGGCAACGGGACTTCTTCGGGGCGCACACCTACCGGCGTACGGACCGGGAGGGCTCGTTCCACACGCTCTGGGGCGGCGACCGGTCCGAGGTCGAGGTGGGCTGA
- the panD gene encoding aspartate 1-decarboxylase: MLRTLFKSKIHRATVTQADLHYVGSVTVDAALMEAADLLPGELVHIVDIDNGARLETYVIEGERGSGVIGINGAAAHLVHPGDLVILISYAQVDDAEARAFVPRVVHVDADNRIVALGTDASAPVPGTRTERSPQAVVAGG; the protein is encoded by the coding sequence ATGCTGCGCACTCTGTTCAAATCCAAGATCCACCGGGCCACCGTCACCCAGGCCGACCTGCACTACGTCGGGTCCGTGACGGTCGACGCCGCTCTGATGGAGGCCGCCGACCTGCTGCCCGGCGAGCTGGTCCATATCGTTGACATCGACAACGGCGCCCGCCTGGAGACGTATGTCATCGAGGGCGAGCGCGGCTCCGGTGTCATCGGGATCAACGGCGCCGCCGCACACCTCGTCCACCCCGGTGACCTGGTCATCCTGATCAGCTACGCCCAGGTCGACGATGCGGAGGCCCGTGCTTTCGTGCCGCGCGTCGTCCACGTGGACGCGGACAACCGGATCGTGGCGCTCGGGACGGACGCCTCGGCGCCCGTTCCGGGGACCCGTACGGAGCGGAGCCCGCAGGCCGTCGTCGCGGGCGGCTGA